From a single Eremothecium sinecaudum strain ATCC 58844 chromosome III, complete sequence genomic region:
- the LYS5 gene encoding holo-[acyl-carrier-protein] synthase (Syntenic homolog of Ashbya gossypii AGR382W; Syntenic homolog of Saccharomyces cerevisiae YGL154C (LYS5)) — protein MPSRALIAVEVSNSSFDINTALHLLPDAIRHQLLQRKVRLEIDLASQLLRYYGCSRLLGIQWENLEFTASRLGKPALLGESTLSFNISKGNSSVVMYILQDEELQNVGVDVASTSVVSDWSNDYLDLFSNIFSSEEYTCLRETNYRTQRDVLFTRYWSLKEAYAKYTGNGLNSELNSISFGRLKGFGRKEHHVFCIVLNNELLRFHSFWLDDDSIVSTCEGPLIEIDDTIRIDIERISMTSLIDTLITSKESSKPDR, from the coding sequence ATGCCCTCACGAGCATTGATTGCTGTTGAAGTATCTAATAGTAGTTTTGACATTAATACGGCTCTACACTTGCTACCCGATGCAATTCGTCATCAACTACTGCAGAGAAAGGTTCGCCTAGAAATAGATCTTGCAAGTCAATTGTTACGCTATTACGGTTGTTCTAGATTGCTAGGTATACAATGGGAGAATTTAGAGTTTACAGCGTCCAGGTTGGGCAAACCAGCACTGCTTGGTGAATCAACCTTGTCATTCAATATAAGCAAAGGGAATAGTAGTGTAGTCATGTATATATTGCAAGATGAAGAACTACAAAATGTTGGTGTTGATGTTGCCTCCACTAGCGTAGTTTCGGACTGGTCGAATGATTATTTGGATCTGTTTAGCAATATATTCTCTAGTGAAGAATATACGTGCTTAAGAGAAACCAATTATCGCACGCAACGGGATGTCTTATTTACGCGGTATTGGTCGCTAAAGGAAGCATATGCTAAATATACCGGTAATGGCTTGAATTCTGAACTGAATAGCATCAGCTTTGGCAGATTAAAAGGTTTTGGAAGAAAAGAACACCATGTATTTTGCATAGTGCTGAACAATGAATTGCTACGCTTCCATAGTTTCTGGTTGGACGATGATAGTATAGTTAGTACATGTGAAGGCCCATTAATAGAGATTGACGATACGATTCGAATAGATATAGAAAGAATAAGCATGACATCTTTAATTGATACACTAATAACGAGTAAGGAATCATCTAAGCCGGATCGATAA
- the BPL1 gene encoding biotin--[acetyl-CoA-carboxylase] ligase BPL1 (Syntenic homolog of Ashbya gossypii ADR085W; Syntenic homolog of Saccharomyces cerevisiae YDL141W (BPL1)) — translation MNVLVYDGPGAAASAVQQTLLTLRLFLEPYYAVSTISPVSLASEPWISKTAAIVFPGGADLPYIQHCKRSIPLIKKFVAKGGTYIGFCAGAYFGSSRVEFEIGKPIEVQGNRDLRFFPGIARGSAFPGFRYNSDMGARTVILQSHIGRAGKILSYFNGGPVFVDAHLYDNVEILATYNQEVVVNHTDLDSPEKAPVAAVVLCDVGKGKVLLSGPHLEYESTLLKPSARNSNLKGRMATLKEYQSDRIEFTRMALIKAGLRCNGETSDLNIPALTPGFICSLYQTQLLEQLVSSLKDNETDNVIVHKGENDELRFLRGYENYDKINMLLKNEDPDSATKWFLVGDAKEKLPPAHLTPRFNISKYFANLDRNCSMGSILMYGEIVSSTSTLLDNNKTFLSKLPDNSVLYVGTTQLFGRGRGNNAWISTRGVSSSTVCVSVPSHSPFTKKPVSIVFMQYLSTLAYCEAILSYAPGYEDIPVRVKWPNDLYALTPEYYYSNGIKLVGKGMDAKPAPLSETEQAYVKISGLLVNTHFAAGKYTLLLGCGLNISNEAPTTSLKIWVEIINRERFILGLSPIPEVEEEKLLALYMKCLDKMIDSFLRLGTQFLLPRYYRLWLHTGQIVTLTDHNSTRAKITGITSDYGLLLTKELKPGSDMEYTGNTFSLQPDGNSFDIFRGLISTKN, via the coding sequence ATGAACGTTTTAGTGTATGATGGCCCAGGCGCAGCAGCTAGTGCAGTGCAGCAAACATTATTGACGCTTCGCTTGTTTTTAGAGCCATATTATGCTGTATCTACAATTTCACCTGTTTCTCTGGCCTCCGAGCCCTGGATAAGTAAGACAGCAGCAATAGTGTTTCCAGGTGGTGCAGACCTGCCATATATTCAACATTGCAAGAGGTCCATTCCATTAATTAAGAAGTTTGTTGCTAAGGGAGGCACATATATTGGATTTTGTGCAGGGGCATACTTTGGTTCATCTCGTGTAGAGTTTGAGATAGGTAAGCCAATTGAAGTCCAAGGTAACAGAGATTTGCGCTTCTTTCCAGGTATTGCGAGAGGATCAGCATTTCCAGGATTCCGCTATAATTCTGACATGGGAGCCCGTACTGTTATTCTGCAATCACATATAGGTAGAGCTGGTAAGATTCTATCCTATTTCAATGGAGGACCAGTCTTTGTAGATGCTCACCTGTATGACAATGTCGAAATTCTTGCCACGTACAATCAAGAAGTGGTAGTGAATCATACTGATCTTGATTCTCCAGAGAAAGCTCCTGTAGCTGCAGTTGTGCTATGTGATGTTGGCAAAGGTAAGGTGCTATTATCTGGCCCCCATCTTGAGTATGAGTCAACGCTGTTGAAACCATCGGCCAGGAACTCGAATCTGAAAGGCAGAATGGCCACTCTAAAGGAATATCAGTCCGATAGAATAGAATTTACTCGGATGGCGCTTATCAAGGCCGGTTTGCGCTGCAACGGGGAAACTAGCGACTTGAACATCCCAGCTTTAACTCCAGGTTTTATTTGCTCTTTGTATCAAACTCAATTGCTTGAACAACTGGTTAGTTCCTTGAAGGACAATGAAACGGATAATGTGATTGTTCACAAGGGAGAAAATGATGAGTTAAGGTTTTTAAGAGGTTATGAAAACTATGATAAGATCAATATGTTACTAAAGAACGAAGATCCGGATTCTGCAACTAAATGGTTTCTCGTTGGTGACGCGAAAGAAAAACTCCCACCTGCACATTTGACTCCAAGATTTAATATTTCGAAGTACTTTGCGAACTTAGATCGAAACTGTTCAATGGGGTCCATTTTGATGTATGGTGAAATTGTGTCTTCTACGAGTACACTTTTGGACAACAACAAGACGTTTTTATCTAAGCTTCCAGATAACTCGGTCCTCTACGTGGGTACAACCCAGCTTTTTGGTAGAGGTCGTGGTAATAATGCTTGGATCAGTACAAGAGGCGTTTCTTCTTCGACTGTATGTGTTTCTGTACCATCGCATTCACCTTTTACAAAGAAGCCTGTATCAATAGTTTTTATGCAATACCTGTCCACGCTTGCGTACTGTGAGGCTATCTTATCTTATGCTCCTGGCTATGAAGATATTCCTGTCAGAGTGAAGTGGCCTAACGATTTGTATGCTCTGACTCCAGAATATTACTATAGTAATGGAATTAAACTCGTTGGTAAGGGTATGGATGCCAAACCTGCCCCACTTTCTGAGACAGAGCAAGCTTATGTCAAGATTTCTGGTTTATTGGTGAATACGCATTTTGCTGCAGGTAAATATACCCTGCTATTAGGTTGTGGATTGAACATTTCTAATGAAGCACCAACAACATCTTTAAAGATTTGGGTAGAAATTATAAACAGAGAGAGATTTATCTTAGGGTTGTCACCAATTCCAGAAGTGGAAGAGGAGAAGTTATTGGCATTATACATGAAATGTCTAGATAAGATGATTGATAGTTTCTTAAGATTAGGTACTCAATTTTTATTGCCAAGATACTATCGCCTATGGTTACACACCGGTCAAATTGTAACTCTCACAGACCATAATAGTACAAGAGCGAAAATTACTGGAATTACCTCCGATTATGGGTTACTTCTTACGAAAGAACTGAAACCTGGAAGTGACATGGAATATACAGGTAACACCTTTAGTTTGCAGCCCGATGGAAATTCTTTCGATATATTTAGAGGTTTAATATCTACTAAAAATTAA
- the RPO21 gene encoding DNA-directed RNA polymerase II subunit RPB1 (Syntenic homolog of Ashbya gossypii ADR086C; Syntenic homolog of Saccharomyces cerevisiae YDL140C (RPO21)), with translation MVDFPYSSAPLRTIKEVQFGLFSPEEVRAISVAKIEFPETMDETQMRAKIGGLNDPRLGSIDRNYKCQTCGEGMNDCPGHFGHIELAKPVFHIGFISKIKKVCECVCMHCGKLLLDEYNELMRQAIKIKDPKRRFNAVWSLCKAKMICDTEVPSEDDPSKFISRGGCGNVQPSIRKDGLSLVGTWKKDKNSEDGDQPEKRIISAEEILNVFKHMSPEDSWRLGFNEDFARPEWMILTVLPVPPPPVRPSISFNESQRGEDDLTYKLGDILKSNINVQRLEINGSPQHVIQESESLLQFHVATYMDNDIAGQPQAVQKSGRPIKSIRARLKGKEGRIRGNLMGKRVDFSARTVISGDPNLDLDQVGVPKSIAKTLTYPEMVTPYNIDRLTQLVRNGPNEHPGAKYVIRDNGDRIDLRYSKRAGDIQLQYGWKVERHIMDNDPVLFNRQPSLHKMSMMAHRVKVMPYSTFRLNLSVTSPYNADFDGDEMNLHVPQSEETRAELSQLCAVPQQIVSPQSNKPCMGIVQDTLCGIRKMTLRDTFIELDQVLNMLYWIPDWDGVIPIPTILKPKPLWSGKQLLSMAIPSGIHLQRFDEGTTFLSPKDNGMLIVDGNIIFGVVDKKTVGSSSGGLIHVATREKGPEVCAKLFSSIQKVVNYWLLHNGFSIGIGDTIADEKTMREITEAIAIAKGKVEEVTKEAQANMLTAKHGMTLRESFEDNVVRYLNEARDKAGRSAEVNLKDLNNVKQMVSAGSKGSFINIAQMSACVGQQSVEGKRIAFGFADRTLPHFSRDDYSPESKGFVENSYLRGLTPQEFFFHAMGGREGLIDTAVKTAETGYIQRRLVKALEDIMVHYDGTTRNSLGNIIQFVYGEDGMDASHIEKQSIDTIPGNDLAFERRYRIDLLKPEYTLDPSLLESGTEIMGDLKLQNLLDEEYKQLVMDRAFLRKIFVEGDHNWPLPVNIRRVIQNAQQTFHIDATKPTDLTIKDVILGVRNLQEKLLVLRGKSKILQEAQENAVTLFCCLLRSRLAARRVITEYRLTKQTFNWVLNNIEAQFLRSIVHPGEMVGVLAAQSIGEPATQMTLNTFHFAGVASKKVTSGVPRLKEILNVAKNMKTPSLTVYLEKDYASDQEKAKLIRSAIEHTTLKSVTVASEIYYDPDPSSTVIEEDEEIIQLHFSLMDEETENSFKHQSPWLLRLELDRAAMNDKDLTMGQVGEKIKETFKNDLFVIWSEDNAEKLIVRCRVVRDPKTLDAEAEAEEDHMLKKIENTMLESITLRGVQDITRVVMMKYDRKVVNELGEYHKVPEWVLETDGVNLSEVMSVPGVDATRIYTNSFIDIMNVLGIEAGRAALYREVYNVIASDGSYVNYRHMALLVDVMTSQGFLMSVTRHGFNRADTGALMRCSFEETVEILFEAGAAAELDDCNGVSENVILGQMAPIGTGAFDVMIDDESLIKYMPEQKISAINGKDGGSTPSSSDAGLVNAQVDIKDELMFSPLVEAGTSDALSGGFTAYGNAEYGSATSPFGGYGNTPTSPGFGEVSSPGFSPTSPAYSPTSPSYSPTSPSYSPTSPSYSPTSPSYSPTSPSYSPASPSYSPTSPSYSPTSPSYSPTSPSYSPTSPSYSPTSPSYSPSSPSYSPTSPSYSPTSPSYSPTSPSYSPTSPSYSPTSPSYSPTSPSYSPTSPSYSPTSPSYSPTSPQYSPRSPSYSSTSSNTNNSNNDHKKDESHS, from the coding sequence ATGGTTGATTTTCCTTATTCTAGTGCTCCTTTACGTACTATTAAAGAAGTTCAATTTGGATTGTTTTCGCCTGAGGAAGTTCGGGCCATCTCGGTTGCTAAGATCGAGTTTCCGGAAACTATGGACGAGACTCAAATGCGAGCTAAAATAGGTGGGTTAAACGATCCTAGATTAGGTTCTATTGATCGTAATTATAAATGTCAGACATGTGGTGAAGGTATGAATGACTGTCCAGGACATTTTGGACATATTGAACTCGCCAAACCTGTTTTCCACATTGGTTTTATAtcaaaaattaaaaaagTTTGTGAATGTGTCTGTATGCATTGTGGTAAATTATTATTGGACGAATACAACGAACTAATGAGACAGGCAATTAAAATCAAAGATCCTAAAAGGAGGTTTAATGCCGTGTGGTCGTTGTGTAAGGCAAAAATGATTTGTGATACGGAGGTACCATCTGAAGATGATCCAAGTAAGTTCATCTCAAGAGGTGGCTGTGGAAATGTCCAACCCAGCATCCGTAAGGATGGTTTATCTTTGGTTGGTACATGGAAGAAGGATAAAAATTCTGAAGACGGTGATCAGCCTGAAAAGCGTATAATCTCCGCTGAAGAAATCTTAAATGTTTTCAAACATATGAGTCCTGAAGACTCTTGGAGGTTAGGTTTCAATGAGGACTTCGCGCGTCCCGAGTGGATGATATTAACTGTATTACCAGTCCCACCTCCACCAGTACGTCCTTCTATTTCTTTCAACGAATCGCAAAGAGGTGAAGATGACTTGACATACAAACTAGGTGATATCTTAAAATCGAATATCAATGTCCAGAGATTGGAGATCAATGGTTCTCCTCAGCACGTCATACAAGAGTCAGAGTCATTGCTTCAGTTCCACGTGGCCACGTATATGGATAATGATATTGCTGGCCAGCCGCAGGCTGTTCAAAAATCTGGTCGTCCAATTAAATCTATACGTGCTCGTTTAAAGGGCAAGGAAGGTCGTATTAGAGGTAACCTGATGGGTAAGCGTGTAGATTTTTCTGCTCGTACTGTTATTTCAGGTGACCCTAACTTAGATCTGGATCAAGTTGGTGTTCCTAAGTCCATTGCAAAAACTTTAACATACCCTGAAATGGTCACACCTTACAACATCGATAGGTTGACACAGCTAGTACGTAATGGTCCAAATGAACATCCTGGAGCGAAATATGTTATCCGTGATAACGGTGACCGTATCGACTTGAGATATAGCAAGCGGGCTGGTGATATTCAATTGCAATATGGTTGGAAAGTTGAGCGTCATATTATGGATAATGACCCAGTTTTATTCAATCGTCAACCATCCCTACACAAAATGTCTATGATGGCTCATAGAGTCAAAGTTATGCCCTATTCCACCTTTAGATTAAACTTGTCAGTCACTTCACCATATAACGCCGATTTCGATGGTGACGAAATGAATTTGCACGTTCCTCAATCGGAAGAAACAAGAGCAGAACTATCCCAACTTTGTGCAGTGCCTCAACAGATTGTTTCGCCGCAATCGAATAAGCCATGTATGGGTATCGTGCAAGATACGTTGTGTGGTATTCGAAAGATGACACTAAGGGACACATTTATTGAATTAGATCAGGTGCTTAACATGCTATACTGGATTCCTGACTGGGATGGTGTCATACCTATTCCAACAATCTTAAAACCTAAACCTTTATGGTCTGGTAAACAATTGTTGTCAATGGCTATTCCTTCCGGTATTCATTTACAAAGATTTGACGAAGGTACTACCTTTTTATCTCCTAAAGATAATGGTATGTTAATAGTAGATGGTAATATCATATTTGGTGTGGTTGATAAAAAGACAGTTGGTTCATCAAGTGGTGGTCTTATCCATGTTGCGACTAGAGAAAAGGGCCCAGAAGTATGTGCTAAACTTTTTAGTAGCATCCAGAAGGTTGTGAATTATTGGTTACTGCATAATGGCTTTTCTATTGGTATTGGTGATACTATCGCTGATGAAAAGACTATGAGGGAAATTACCGAGGCAATTGCTATTGCAAAGGGCAAGGTAGAGGAAGTCACTAAGGAGGCACAAGCCAATATGCTGACCGCCAAACATGGTATGACTCTACGTGAATCTTTCGAGGACAATGTTGTTCGTTATCTTAACGAAGCCAGAGATAAAGCAGGTAGATCTGCGGAAGTCAATCTAAAGGACTTAAATAATGTGAAGCAAATGGTAAGCGCTGGTTCCAAGGGTTCTTTTATCAATATTGCACAAATGTCTGCATGTGTGGGACAACAGTCGGTTGAAGGTAAGCGTATTGCATTTGGCTTTGCAGACCGTACACTACCCCACTTTTCTAGAGATGATTACTCTCCTGAGTCAAAGGGATTTGTTGAAAACTCCTATTTGAGAGGGTTGACCCCTCAGGAGTTCTTCTTTCACGCTATGGGTGGTCGTGAAGGTTTGATTGATACCGCTGTCAAGACCGCTGAAACTGGTTATATTCAACGTCGTTTGGTCAAAGCCTTAGAAGATATTATGGTTCATTACGATGGTACCACTAGAAACTCGTTAGGTAATATTATCCAATTCGTGTACGGTGAAGATGGTATGGATGCCTCTCATATAGAAAAGCAATCTATTGATACCATTCCTGGTAATGATCTTGCATTTGAAAGGCGGTACAGGATTGATTTACTAAAACCCGAATATACTCTAGATCCCTCCTTATTGGAATCTGGAACCGAAATCATGGGTGACTTAAAACTTCAAAATTTGTTGGATGAAGAATATAAGCAATTGGTTATGGATCGTGCGTTCTTGAGAAAGATTTTTGTTGAAGGTGATCATAATTGGCCATTGCCAGTGAATATAAGACGTGTAATCCAAAACGCTCAACAAACCTTCCATATTGATGCAACAAAACCTACCGACTTAACCATAAAAGATGTCATTCTAGGCGTTAGGAATTTGCAGGAGAAGCTTCTAGTCTTGCGCGGGAAGTCTAAAATTTTACAGGAGGCACAGGAGAATGCCGTCACGCTTTTCTGCTGTTTATTACGTTCTCGTTTAGCTGCCAGAAGGGTTATAACTGAATATAGACTGACGAAGCAGACGTTCAATTGGGTATTAAATAACATTGAAGCTCAATTTTTGAGGTCCATTGTTCATCCTGGTGAAATGGTTGGTGTGTTGGCAGCACAGTCCATTGGTGAACCTGCAACACAGATGACGTTGAATACTTTCCATTTTGCTGGTGTTGCTTCTAAAAAAGTCACTTCGGGTGTTCCCCGTTTAAAAGAAATTTTAAACGTCGCAAAAAATATGAAGACGCCTTCTTTGACGGTCTATCTTGAAAAAGATTATGCTTCTGATCAAGAAAAAGCCAAGTTGATAAGATCTGCTATAGAGCACACAACTCTGAAGAGTGTTACTGTTGCTTCAGAAATCTATTATGATCCTGATCCAAGTTCTACTGTTAttgaggaagatgaagaaattATTCAGTTACACTTCTCCTTGATGGATGAAGAAACTGAGAACTCTTTCAAACATCAGTCCCCATGGCTTTTAAGGCTTGAATTGGATCGTGCTGCTATGAACGATAAAGATCTAACCATGGGACAGGTTGGTGAAAAGATTAAAGAGACCTTCAAGAATGATTTATTTGTTATCTGGTCGGAAGACAATGCGGAAAAGTTGATTGTTCGTTGTCGTGTCGTGCGTGATCCAAAAACTCTTGATGCTGAGGCAGAAGCGGAAGAGGATCAcatgttgaagaagattgaGAACACGATGTTAGAAAGTATTACATTACGTGGTGTTCAGGACATTACTCGTGTGGTGATGATGAAGTATGACCGCAAAGTCGTTAATGAACTTGGTGAATATCACAAAGTTCCGGAGTGGGTTCTAGAGACAGACGGTGTAAACCTTTCTGAGGTTATGTCCGTTCCGGGTGTTGATGCTACTCGTATTTATACTAACTCCTTCATTGATATTATGAACGTTTTAGGAATTGAAGCTGGTCGTGCAGCTTTATACAGAGAAGTTTACAATGTTATTGCATCAGATGGTTCGTATGTCAATTACCGTCATATGGCGCTTTTGGTTGATGTGATGACATCTCAAGGTTTCTTGATGTCTGTCACACGTCATGGGTTCAATAGAGCAGATACCGGAGCACTAATGAGGTGTTCTTTTGAAGAGACAGTTGAAATTTTGTTTGAAGCAGGTGCAGCCGCTGAACTAGACGACTGTAACGGTGTGTCTGAGAACGTTATTCTTGGACAAATGGCACCAATTGGTACAGGTGCCTTTGACGTTATGATCGATGACGAATCTTTGATTAAGTATATGCCAGAGCAAAAGATATCTGCTATAAATGGCAAGGATGGTGGTTCAACTCCATCGAGTAGTGATGCTGGATTGGTTAATGCTCAAGTGGATATAAAGGACGAGCTAATGTTTTCTCCATTGGTCGAAGCGGGAACATCGGACGCATTGTCTGGTGGGTTTACAGCTTATGGCAACGCAGAATATGGTAGTGCTACTTCACCATTCGGTGGGTATGGTAATACCCCCACATCTCCTGGATTTGGAGAAGTTTCTTCACCGGGATTCTCTCCTACATCACCAGCATATTCTCCTACATCACCATCCTATTCTCCAACATCGCCATCGTACTCACCAACATCGCCATCTTATTCTCCAACATCGCCATCGTACTCTCCAACATCGCCATCTTATTCACCAGCTTCGCCTTCGTACTCACCTACTTCACCATCGTACTCACCTACTTCACCATCGTACTCACCTACTTCACCATCGTATTCTCCTACATCTCCTTCCTATTCTCCTACATCTCCTTCCTATTCTCCATCTTCTCCATCATATTCTCCTACGTCTCCAAGCTATTCTCCTACATCTCCATCATACTCTCCTACATCTCCATCATACTCCCCTACGTCACCAAGCTATTCTCCGACTTCCCCTTCATATTCACCAACGTCTCCATCATACTCACCAACATCTCCAAGTTACTCGCCCACTTCGCCATCATATTCTCCGACTTCTCCACAGTACAGTCCGCGGTCACCATCAtattcttcaacttcatcaaATACTAACAACTCAAACAATGATCACAAGAAAGATGAGAGTCACAGCTGA
- the CPR6 gene encoding peptidylprolyl isomerase CPR6 (Syntenic homolog of Ashbya gossypii ADR087C; Syntenic homolog of Saccharomyces cerevisiae YLR216C (CPR6)), with protein MTERLKTFFDITIGGEAAGRIVFELYNDVVPKTSDNFYKLCEGGAGMCKTKPDTPLSYKGSIFHRVIKDFMCQFGDFTNGDGTGGESIYGEKFEDENFSLKHEKPFLLSMANAGPNTNGSQCFITCAPTPHLDGKHVVFGEVIQGKRIVRAIESQKTSSSDKPEKDVIISDCGVLPNDYQVPADAEATPKDEYGDDYETTLAEDDKVDINDLESVIKAVEAVKHIATEQFKNQNYEVATRKYEKCAGFLQEYFPEDLTPEDITRVNKLKLSVQLNIALSALKSKQYSKVLAAATEVLHLDEVDDKSKAKALYRRGLAYYNLKDPEMALTDLELATSYHSNDAAILKAIDDARKLRQQQREQQKKSLSKMFS; from the coding sequence ATGACTGAAAGATTGAAGACCTTTTTTGATATCACAATTGGCGGAGAAGCTGCTGGACGTATTGTTTTCGAGCTTTACAACGATGTCGTCCCCAAAACCAGTGATAACTTCTATAAGCTCTGTGAGGGTGGTGCAGGTATGTGTAAGACCAAACCTGACACCCCACTATCCTACAAGGGTTCTATTTTCCACAGGGTAATCAAGGACTTTATGTGCCAGTTTGGTGATTTCACGAATGGAGACGGTACTGGAGGTGAGTCCATTTACGGTGAGAAGTTTGAGGATGAAAACTTCTCCCTAAAGCATGAGAAGCCATTCCTATTGTCGATGGCAAACGCTGGTCCAAACACAAACGGCTCCCAATGTTTTATTACTTGTGCGCCAACGCCGCATTTGGATGGTAAACACGTTGTGTTTGGTGAAGTGATTCAAGGTAAAAGAATTGTTCGTGCGATTGAGTCGCAAAAGACCTCTTCATCAGATAAGCCTGAAAAGGATGTTATTATTTCTGATTGTGGTGTCCTACCAAACGACTACCAAGTACCAGCAGATGCGGAGGCCACCCCAAAGGACGAATACGGTGACGACTACGAAACCACTTTGGCCGAGGACGATAAGGTTGACATTAACGATCTAGAAAGTGTAATCAAGGCAGTGGAAGCTGTTAAACACATTGCCACGGAACAATTTAAGAACCAGAACTACGAAGTTGCTACTCGCAAGTATGAAAAGTGTGCAGGATTTCTGCAAGAATACTTCCCAGAGGATCTAACACCGGAAGATATTACGAGGGTAAATAAATTGAAGCTGTCGGTACAACTCAACATTGCGTTGAGCGCATTGAAGAGTAAGCAGTATTCCAAAGTGCTTGCAGCCGCTACTGAAGTATTGCATTTGGACGAAGTCGATGACAAATCCAAAGCTAAGGCATTATACCGTCGTGGTCTTGCGTACTATAACTTGAAAGATCCCGAAATGGCACTTACTGACTTGGAACTTGCAACGTCTTACCATTCAAACGATGCGGCTATCTTAAAAGCGATTGACGATGCAAGAAAGCTAAGACAGCAACAACGCGAGCAACAAAAAAAGTCTTTATCTAAGATGTTTAGCTAA
- the SCM3 gene encoding Scm3p (Syntenic homolog of Ashbya gossypii ADR088C; Syntenic homolog of Saccharomyces cerevisiae YDL139C (SCM3)) produces the protein MIGKKRKSVKLKHLRGALKDLLGNEGNSLKGNDSSRLSLRNESKAEAVTEKNGVIYIMSKESQLIPKLSDAEVLERHRRADENMRQAWAEIIKKYEGLEDQGDVVDLTTGEIVEDNGHIRNLTTEIKNDVKAGQYKSALDDILDVEPHQDSIWRDDESEGSEEEEADIEGEDEETSEEEERKQEKDHEGEDQSQITYSNPVIGLQDKTSTSVH, from the coding sequence ATGATTGGCAAGAAGCGAAAGAGTGTAAAGCTAAAGCACCTTAGAGGAGCGCTGAAGGACTTGCTAGGTAACGAAGGTAATTCTCTGAAAGGTAATGACAGTTCAAGGTTATCGCTTAGGAATGAAAGCAAAGCTGAGGCTGTCACCGAGAAGAACGGCGTAATCTATATCATGTCCAAAGAAAGTCAATTAATACCGAAACTGTCAGATGCAGAGGTGCTGGAACGCCATAGAAGGGCAGATGAGAATATGAGGCAAGCTTGGGCTGAAATAATCAAGAAATACGAGGGTTTAGAGGATCAGGGCGATGTGGTTGATCTTACCACTGGAGAAATCGTTGAGGATAATGGGCACATACGAAATTTAACTACGGAAATTAAGAATGATGTGAAAGCAGGACAATACAAAAGTGCTCTCGATGATATTCTAGACGTTGAACCTCACCAGGATAGTATATGGCGAGATGATGAGTCGGAAGGTagcgaagaagaagaagcagatATTGAGGGGGAGGATGAAGAGACCTCAGAGGAAGAGGAAAGAAAGCAAGAGAAGGATCACGAGGGAGAAGATCAATCCCAAATAACATATAGTAACCCCGTTATAGGACTTCAAGATAAGACTTCAACGTCTGTTCATTGA
- the COA4 gene encoding Coa4p (Syntenic homolog of Ashbya gossypii ADR089C; Syntenic homolog of Saccharomyces cerevisiae YLR218C (COA4)) → MLVAQSSEYYKQALEEYEELKKERDQEAWDKRIDNTGCYVENMALRLCHADTGDWRKCLLEMELFKNCWKEKGNVGRVHTVDREV, encoded by the coding sequence ATGCTAGTAGCACAGAGTTCAGAGTATTATAAGCAGGCCCTAGAGGAGTATGAggaattgaagaaggaaCGTGATCAAGAAGCATGGGATAAACGCATAGATAACACTGGTTGTTATGTAGAGAATATGGCACTACGTCTATGTCATGCCGATACAGGTGATTGGAGGAAATGCTTGCTAGAGATGGAATTATTCAAGAACTGCTGGAAGGAAAAAGGTAATGTCGGCAGGGTCCACACAGTGGATCGAGAAGTGTAA